The nucleotide sequence CATGACGGGGTAAAACCAAGTAACATATCAGAACAAGCCAAATCCCAGGTATTAAATTACCCCTCCGTTACGTTTATTGATGATGTTGCCATACAGGGAGTTAAAAGCGACCCAGGTTTTCGGATCTTCACGAAGAAAGGAAAGGAGTTTACCGCAAAAAAATTGATTTTTGCCACAGGAATCAAGGATACAATGCCCGATATATATAATTTTTCCTCTTGCTGGGGAATATCTGTTGTGCATTGCCCGTACTGCCATGGATATGAAATCCGTCATAAAAAAACAGCGATAATAAGCAATGGGGAACAAGCGATGCACTTGGCATCACTCGTTCTTAATCTCACGAAAGACCTTGTTATCTTAACCTCGGGAAAAGCAAATTTCAATACCGATCAAATCTTGAAGCTTACCAAAAACAACATAACGCTAATTGAAAAGGAGGTCGCTGGAATCGAACATGAAAATGGCTATATTAAAAATGTTGTATTTAAGGACAATAGCAAAGAAGATTTTCATGCCGCATATGCAAGCCTTCCGTTCACACAGAGCTCCGATATACCTGATTTATTAGGTTGCCAACTGAATGAACAGGGGCTTATAAAAGTCGATGGCATGCAAAAAACTACTGTTGATGGGGTATTTGCTTGCGGTGACAACAGTCTAAGGGCCCGTTCCATAGCCAATGCGGTCTCTACGGGAAATATGGCCGGGGCCATGGCAAATATGGAGCTCGCCCAGGAAGAATTTTAAGATCATTGTAAAGAATAAGGTTATGGTTGAAGTTTTGATTACCAATATTGAAAAAATTTCAAAAGCAAAGAGAATGGTTAAACTGCTTGAAAAGGAATTCGACCAGTTAAAAATTGATTATGACATGAATGAAACGAAATTAGCCTATCCTTGCGGTCATACGATATTGCGCATCGAAGGGCGACATATTTACACAAAAGAAATAATCTCAACAATTGAGAGAGAAGGTATTCTTTGCGAACTTATCAAGGATGAAATTTGTAGATAAAAAGGGAAAGTATGTCTGAGTTTTGGGAAGATAGTTTTTTAGACAAACAAGAAATGTGGGGGTTTAAACCGGCTAAGTCCGCTTTGTTGGCCCTAGATTTTTTTGATGGGCCATCGGTTAAAAATATACTCATCCCAGGTATCGGTTATGGTCGGAATGCGCAAATATTCAGATCAAAAGGTATACAGGTCACTGGCATAGAAATATCCAAAACCGCTATTGAATTGGCCCGAAAGCACTTCGGCGAAGCAATGGTTATACATCACGGTTCCGTAACCGACATGCCTTTTGACGACAAAAAATACGACGGAATCTTTTGTCATGCCCTAATCCACCTATTAAATCCAAGCCAAAGGGCTAAGCTTATAAGGGACTGTTATGACCAACTAGCCGATAAGGGCCATATGGTGTTTACGGCCATAACAAAGACCGCTCCCAATTTTGGAAAAGGAAAATTGCTGGGCAAGGATTGTTATGAGTTTCACCAGGGTGTGCCCATATTCTTTTACGACACCGAAGCAGTGAAAGCCGAGTTCGATAAAGTTGGACTCTGTGAAATTATAGAGGTAGACGAAAACCAACCCATGTTTTTGATACGGTGTAAGAAGGCCTGATCATCCGATTCCATAGATTTTAGATCGATATAAAGCTTGGCCATCTTCAGGGTCAAGCTTTTATTTTGTTTATTTCCATAATTGCCCCTTAATTTTTTTCTATTTACGTAACCAGTTACGAAAAATGATTTACATTTGCGTAACCAGTTACATATAAATTTATGAATGACTTTTTGACGGAGATAGAGTATGCAGGATTAATGAGTAGAATAAAGCGATTGAGCGATGAAGTGCTCTATAGCACAAGAGATTATTACAAGACGGTGGGCCTTGATATCGAGCCCAACTGGCATTTAATATTCTTATTGTTGGAGAAGCACAAGTGCATGACGATTACCGAAATAGCGCAGGAGCTGCGAATGTCACACCCTGCCTGTGTAAAGATCATTAAGAAAATGAAAAAAAAAGGATACATAAATACAAGTACCGACGATAATGACTCACGAAAACAATTGCTTGAGCTATCGGAAAAATCAAAGGAGCAACTACCGGTTTTTCGTGAACATTGGAATGCAGGGGCAAAGACCACGGAAGATTTGATCAAAAATAGTCCGCATTTTGTTGAAGAATTAAAAGAAATGGAAATATTAGTAAGTGAAAAAAATTATAAAGAAAGAACCTTAAGCCACCTTAATTTGAAATGAACCTGATTACAGAATTGTTTGGATATATTGCTATTGCAACTGGTTTTTTTGCAATAACAAAAAAGGAAATGGGGCCATTCAGGGTATGGCACCTAATCTCCAGTTTTTTCTATATCATTTATGGCGTGTTTTTAGAATCGATTCCTTTGGTCATCGCCGGCCTAGTTTTCTGTGTGATCCACGTATACCATTTGAAAAAGATCAAGCGCAACCAAGTCAATAAGCCTCATAAATTATAACCGATTTATGCGAACACCAGTCAATATTTCGTTAATTCAAGACGACTCTTAATCTAAGGGTCATATATTCTAAAACAAAAAGAACTCACCCATACCGGTGGACTCTTTGTGAATTGGAGGAAGTTCGATCATTTAAACGGTCATGTCTTTTAGACCCCTAACCCAATTACCTTCTGGCGAAGCGTGGATTGACAATAGGTAGGTCAATTGCATACATGCCCACCTGATTTGCACCTGATAATCAGGACCATATCGATAAGTCGGACGCCGGTATCTTTTTCGGTCCAACGATTTAAAACCTTTCAATAGCCTTATATTTATCTAAAAAAAATGAACTTTACATTTTTTTATGGAAGACCAGCTTAGAAAGCACATTGAAAAAGTAGTTTCAATATCGGATAAGGAGTTTGCTCATGTGTTGTCTCATTTCTCAAAAGCAAGCTATAAAAAAAACGATTTTCTTATCCAAAGGGGAGAAGAGGTCAACCATTGCTATTATGTTGTTTCGGGCCTCATGAAATTGGTTTATGATGATGTGGATGGAAAGGAACACATCGCATCATTTGCGATGAAGAATTGGTGGGAAAGCGACTTTACCGCCTATTTTACCCGAAGTAAGGCCAAACTGGCACTTCAATGTATTGAAGATACTCAGGTGTTTTGTATTACTCTGGGCAACTACTACAAACTTGCAGCAGAGCTTCCTAAAATGGGACATTTCTTTTTAGAGAAATCCAATGCCGGCCATATCGCTTCACAACGAAGGATTTTATCCTTTCTAACTTCAAGTGCCAAAGAAAGATATGGGCAGCTCTTAAAGGAACATCCCACTTTGTTTCAACGGCTCCCCAAAACCCTTTTAGCTTCCTACTTGGGCGTATCTCGGGAAACGCTAAGTAGAATGTCTTCTTGATTATTTTCTGATTTTTCATAATTGTGATGTTTATCACACCGTAAGCGATGCTAAAGTTCCAACCTTTGTAAGGCACATTCAAATCGAAGCCGTGACTTATAAAAAAAAGAATCTTAACCATCGCGCTATCGACTATCATGTCAGTAGCTGCACAACATCAAAAACAAATGGAGAAAAAAATTATCAACCCATGGCAATGGCAAAACGAAAGGAGTTATGTACAAGCGGTTGAAGTAATCAACCCAAAAGCTACGCTTTATATATCTGGTCAAACCGCAATTGATGCCCATGGAAAATCCAGCACGGAGGGTATGAAAACACAATTAATAAAGACGATTCAAAATCTGGAAAAAATTATAGAAGAGGCCGGGTTTGAATGTAATAATATCGTTAGATTAAATGTCTACACTACATCTACCGATGATTTTTTTAGCTGTTTTGATATATTTCAAAATTGGATTTCAGGGCATAACATACAACAAGCAAGTACCGTATTGGAAGTTAAAAGCCTTTTTGAAACCTTGAAAGTCGAATTGGAAGCCACCGTCATCAGATAAGATGGCCATGGTTCAAGGGAAATATTAAAGATAAAAAAAAGGCCTACCGGTACACCCGGTAAGCCTTTTGCAAAAAGGGGGAACTACAATTAGTTCAAACTGGCCAATAGTTTTTCGGCCACCAATTCCGATGAGGCAGGGTTTTGCCCTGTAATCAGGTTTCCGTCTTGCAAAGCATAGGCGGCCCAATCTTCCCCTCTAGAATATATTCCTCCATTGGACTTTAAGGCGTCTTCGACCAAAAATGGCACTACATTGGTCAATTGTACGGCTTCTTCTTCGGTATTGGAAAATCCTGTTACCTTTTTGCCCTTTACCAAGAAGTTTCCATCTCTACCCTTTACCTCTTTTAAGGCGGCAGGGGCGTGACATACGAAGGCTATAGGCTTGTTCTGCGCGTTGAACTTCTCGATCAAGGCCTTGGAATTTGCATCGGTAGCCAAATCCCATAGGGGACCGTGACCTCCAGGATAGAAAACCGCATCGAAGTCATCGGCCTTCATATCGGCCAATACTTTTGTGTTTTTGATTTTTTCCTGGGCTACCGGATCATTGTTGAAACGTTCGGTATCCTTGGTGCTGGCATCGGGCGTATCACTGCTCGGGTCAATTGGGGCGGCACCGCCCTTAGGGGTTGCCAGGGTAATATCGGCCCCTTTGTCAAGCAAGGTGTAATACGGATTTGCGAATTCCTCTACCCAAAATCCTGTTTTTTTTCCTGTGTCTCCCAACTTGTCATGGGAGGTTAAAACGAATAATATTTTCATCTTTTAATTTTTGAGGTTAATATGCCATTTTTACGATCTTCTCGGCATCTTGAGGAGTTAAGGCCTGACGTTCGCCAAGACCTTTCCATCCGCGATCGGTAAAACGTTGTGCTATTTTTTCGGCCGTACCTTCGTAATCGGAAGTATAGTCCGATAGTTTGGTGTCAATACCCAAGCCCTTAAAGAAGGCTTCGGTTTTTTCTATGGCCGCATAGGCCTTATCATCAATACTACCTTCGGTGATGTTCCAAACACGCTCGCCATATTGGGCCAATTTTTCTTTCTTGGCCTCAAAGTTGTACTTATAATGACTTGGTGCTACGACCGCTAAAGTCCTGGCGTGATCGATCCCGTACATTGCCGTAAGCTCGTGGCCCATCATATGTACCGCCCAGTCACCGGGAACCCCTTGTTGAATGAGTCCGTTAAGGGCCATGGTACAGCTCCACATAAAGTTGGCCGCGGCCTCGTAATCACTCGGGTCTTTGATCACCCTAGGAGCGATCTCGATTAGGGTCTGCAAGATACTTTCCGCGAAACGGTCCTGTAGAAGTCCCCCTGCAGGATAGGTCATATACTGTTCGAGAACATGGGTAAAGGCATCGGTGATACCGTTTACCAATTGTCTTTCTGGAATGGAGGTGATTACCTGTGGATCCAATACCGAAAACTGCGGGAATAGGGCAGGACCTCCAAAGGCCAACTTCTCTTGGGTTTCCTTCCTAGAGATTACCGTTCCCGAGTTCATTTCCGAACCGGTCGCCGGCAAGGTCAACACCGTACCGAAGGGCATTCCTTTTTGAATAGGCTCTCTTTTCCTTACAAAGTCCCATGGTTCTTCACCTTCATAAACTGCTGCCGCGGATAAAAACTTGGTTCCGTCAATAACCGAACCACCACCGACAGCTAGTAGGTAGGTAATATTTTCTTCCTTGATAACCTTTAAGGCATCCATAAGTACGGCGTACTCTGGGTTGGCCGGAATACCTCCGAACTCAACGACATCCGCCTTGGCCAAGGCCGTCTTCACCTGTTCGTAAACCCCGTTCTTTTTGATACTTCCCCCGCCATAGAGCATTAATATTTTGGCATCGGAAGGAATTTCCTCTGTTATTTTATGGATCGTATCCTTCCCAAATATGATTTTGGTAGGATTTTTAAATTCAAAATTATTCATAGCGTTTTTACTTTTGTGATTTGTGATCCTTAGATCTTAACGACCATTTTTCCTTTATTCTTTCCATCGAACAAGTCGATAAATGCTTGGGGAATGTTTTCAAAACCTTCCACTATAGTCTCGCTATAGGTCAGTTTTCCTTCGGCCAACCAAGCGGATAATTGTTTTAGGGCTTCAGGATATTTTTCGTGGTAATTGAAGACGATAAAACCTTGCATTAGGGCACTATTCCTCACCAAAAACGGTTGAACACTGATGCTCTTGGGCAGTTCGGTATTGTTATACACTGAAATGGCCCCACAAATGATCAGTCGCGCAAACTGATTGATGTTGAACAAGACCGCATCTGAAATAGGTCCGCCCACATTGTCAAAGTAAATATCAACTCCCTCGGGTGCCGCTTTTTTAATAGCTGCGGTCATATCATCGGTAGTGTTATAATTGATTCCCTCGTCAAAACCGAATTTCGATTTTAGCAAGTCTACCTTTTCATCACTGCCGGCAATACCGATAACCTTAAGACCGAGTATCTTCCCGATTTGGCCAACAACGCTTCCTACGGCACCTGCAGCCCCTGAGACTACCAAGGTTTCACCCTTCTTGGGTTTTCCTATTTCGGTGAGTCCCAAATAAGCGGTAAGTCCCGTCATCCCCAAAATACCCAAGTATGCACTTAAGGGGGCCTTGGTCTCGTCTACTTTGGTCAAACCTTCACCATTTGAAACCTGCTGGGTTTTCCAGTCCAGCATTCCCGCTAAGTAATCCCCGGGCTTGTAATCGGCATGTTTAGATGCCACAACCTTGGCCACGATTCCCGAATGAATGGGCTTGTTCAATTCAAAAGGAGGGGTGTACGACTTCACATCGTTCATCTTTCCCCTTAAATAGGGGTCTACGGAAACATAAGCGGTTTCCAAAAGCATTTCGCCCTCTTTTATTTCCGAAGGAGCCTCACTTTCAATAAACTCAAAATCGGAGACCGTCGGTCTTCCCTTAGGCCTGTTCTTTAATAGGATTGTTTTCATTTTCTTTTTTTTTAATCGAGTACGGTAACTAGGTCTTCAGTGCTCTTTCTCACTTTTACCAAGTTTACCAACCAATCGTTACTTGTATCCCTATAACCGATGGGCAATAACACACAGCTGCGTAGCCCCTTTGATCTTAGATCGAGGATTTCATCTACCGCATCTGGGTCAAAACCTTCCATCGGGGTAGAATCTACCCCTTCAAAGGCGGCAGCGGCAATCGCCTGTGAAAATGCGATATAGGCTTGGCGTGCGGCGTGTTGAAAATTTACCTCGGGGTCACGCTGTGGGTACATCCCCAACAATTGTTGTCTGTAATTTTCCCATCCTTCGTTCTTAAAGCCCCTAATTTCATTGGTGAGGTCGAACATTTTATTGATGCGCTCTTCGGTATAGTTGTCCCAGGCCGCAAAAACCAATAAATGCGATGAATCGGTGACCACCGACTGGTTCCATGCTACCGCTTTTATCTTTTCCTTTAATTCTTGATTCGTAACCACTATGATTTCAAAAGGTTGCAAACCACTAGAGGTAGGAGCGAGGCGGGCCGCCTCAAGTATACGGTCCACTTTCTCCTGTGGTACGGTCTCTCCATTCATCGCCTTAGCTGCGTATCTCCAGTTTAATTTATCGAGTAATTCCATATATATATTTATTGTTTAATGATGTTCTGTTTATTTTTTAATACTGCTCCAAGCCGATTGATAAGCTTCTTCCAAATGGTCTTCGTTCAATTGAAACGCCCCCCTTTTTTGCATGATCATTAAAAAGGATAAGGGGTTAATGGCATAGGCATATAAAATGTAATCGGATAAAGGTTTGATCCTTCCCTCTTTTCTGCCGCGTTCCCAAAGATCCAATAAGGGTTGTAAATGCTTAATACCTTGCTGACGGCTCGGCTCGTCAATGATGGGAGTATTGTCGCACTGCGCCAAGAACATGGCTTCCTCACATTCCTTAAGTTTAAAATCGGCTATGCGTTTCCAAATGATCTCAAAGCCCTTTTCAACATCCATTTTGGGGTCGTAGGTAGCAAAGGCATATTCCGTAAAGGCCGCCTTTACTTCGATATATACCTTATTGACCAAATCTTGTTTGTTCTCAAAATAGAGGTAAATAGTAGCAGGGGACACATTGGCCATTTTTGCTATTTTCGACATGGGAGCCGCATGGAAACCGCTATTGTTCACCAATTCTATGGTGGCTTCTACCAGCGCCTTTCTTTTAATTTGACTCTTTGTTAATGCTGTCATGGTTCTAAGTTCTGGCACAAAGGTAAGAACAAAAATGAACGTTCATTCTTTTTTAACAAAGGTTTAGTTTTTCCGTGGGAATAGAGTGGTCTCCCTACCGATTACTTTAGTAAATTTGTAGGTAAGCGACTATCCATACATCTGGAAGCCCGCATTCACATTAGACCGAACCGATTTTATTCAGTAAACACTATTTATTATGGATCACAAGGAAGGATCGACCCTAGCCACCGTTTTTGAAAAGTTGAAACAACCCGAGCCTAATTGGCAGCAGCTCTTGGAGGACATTATCAGTGGTTTTGACTGCACTACGGGAACCATCCACTTTTTAGACCAAGACACTTCTTTATTGCAATTACAGGCCCATAAGGGCATTCCTCCCTTTTTGATACCCAAGTTATCTACCATTCCCATCGGAAAAGGTATGGCCGGTATTGCGGCCGAGCGCAAGGAGGCCGTTGAGATGTGTAATTTACAGACCGACAGTTCAGGCGTGGCCCGTCCTGCCGCCAAAGAAACCAAAGTAGAGGGTTCCATTGCGGCCCCTATGTTATTGGACGGGAAGTTATACGGCACCTTGGGTATTGCCAAGCCCGTACCCTATGATTTTACGGAAGAAGAGCGTAACGACCTCCTTAAGATAGGGGAAGAGATGAGCAGGGTTCTCGCCACGCGATAAGTCGCTTGTCGTTTAAATGGAAAAGGTAAGTCCTAATTTCAGATTAGACGAACGATCGCTTTCCGAAGAGGTAGAAAAACTACTAAAGGAATAGTTGTACAAGGCGGAAAGGCTAAGATGGCCCGTTAGGGGCATTTCGGCCTTTAGCTGACTTAGTATACGATGGTTGGCTATATAGCGGTACAAGGGCTGGAAGTATACAGTTCCGGTAAAATCCAAACGCGTCTTCGGAAAGGCATAGGTAGCCGATAGATAACTGCTGTTCCTATGGTTATAGAATTGTTCTTCCGTATCTTTTTGTACCTCTATTTCGTACATATAGGCATTGCCAAAATAGACCTTTGCATTTTCTTCTGAAATTAACTTTAACCGAAGCCCTGCACCGACCAGGTTTCTGTTCCGTATAGATAACAGGGTGTTGTTCTGGTTTTGAACAAAACCTTCGAGCCTAAACAAATCGGTCAGTTTGTGATTGTAGCGTAGATGGAAGAAATAGGAATTCTGAAAATCCTCGTCCTTACTTCGTATGAGGTTGTAGTTTCCGATAAAGAAAAGGATTTTTTTCAAATCCCTTGATTTCAACTGGGTGGTAAGGTTGGATCCTATCTGAAGGATATAGGCCCCATTATTGTCCGTATAATTGAAGAGCAGGTCGCTTTTCAGGGCAAAGCGCACCGAGTCTTTTTGCATGCGTTTGGACTCAATATTCACCAACTGGGCGTTGGAAACACCAATAAAAATGAGGGCGGCACCTATGGTCAATGCTAGTTTCATGCGGCAAGCGATTTTATCAAGCTGCAAAACTATCATATTCCAAGGTGAATTTCGGTACACTTTACCAATTTGTACATAAATGAACCGACCTCTCTCGTTTTTACGGTTAGAAAAGCTTCCCTATTACCCCAAGACCAGCTCCGCACCTAAGATGGAAGCCCCTTGTTTTTCAATCTCATCGAGCAAGTCCTGAAAATCAGCCTTCGAGGTCAATGGATTCATAATAGAACACCTTAGGGTCCGTTGATCCCCAATGGTGGTCTGCACGATGTAAAAACTTCCAGTGGACACCAAGCGCTTCCTGATTTCGGTATTCAGGTGGTTTAATTTATCGGTAGGCATATTTTTATGGGGCGTATACCTGAAATTGACAATGTTCGATTCGGGTTCGTGCAGCAGTTCCATCCCAGGCTTCCCCTTGATCATTTGTGCCAGTACTTGGGCCGAATCGTAGAGACGGTCTACATTTTTTTCAAAAATATCGTTGCCATAGGTCTTTAGAATCATATAGACATTTGCCGAGAGAAACGGTTTGCTACACTCAAAAGTCCTTTTCGCCGAATTGTACCATTCTTCAGATTCCGGTGAATCCCATAAATATTGGGCCCTTTGCATAAAGGTCCTATAAATTTTGTTTCCCTCCTTAAACAAGAGGGCCGTACTCAAAACCGGGGTCATCAACATCTTATGGAAATCGATAACTACGGAGTCCGCTTTTTCGATTCCCTTGACCAAGGGCCTGTATTTTTCGGAAAACACCACCGCACCGCCATGGGCACCATCAACATGTAACCAAAGCTTATGGGATTTGCTAAACTCCGCCAAGGCCTCAAGGTCATCGTAAGAACCCGTAGCCGTAGAGCCAGCACAGCCAATAACACAAAACACATGGAGTCCGTCTTCCTTGGCCTTTTCCAAATAATGGGGGAGTAGGTCGGCACGCATTTTGAACTCATCATCTACCGGAACTTTAATGATTCCTTTATCGCCTAGCCCCATGATTCGTGCCGCCCTGTCAATACAGTAATGGGCCTCTTCGGAGACCAATACCGCCAATTTTTCGTTATGGCCTTCTTCCCAAACATTGTGGGGTGCCCGGTCTTTTCTTGCGGCCAATAAGGCGGTAAGGTTCCCTAGGCTTCCTCCCGAGGTCATAAGGCCCGAGGCCGTCTTGGGATAGCCCACTTTCTTTTGCGTAAAGTCGGTAACGACTCGCTCCATGGCATTGGAAACCGGTCCCATTTCATAAACCCCCGAACTATTGTTCAAAAGGTCGGTTACCATGCCCGTAAGGGCCGTTATTGGAGCCGGAACCGCAGTTTGGTGCCCCATATACCTTGGGTGCTGGGTTTGTTGCGAGCGAGCGATAATCGTTTTGAAGGTCGACATAGGATCTGATGGGCGCCCTAGGTCCCTTTCCCAAAACTGCAGCTCGTCTTCAGGGGCATTATCAGGGTAAACGGTTTTAGTATCTTGGTTTTGAAGGCTTCCCAAATGGTCGGCTAGAACATCGATAAGCTCCTTTCCCATTTCCCTAAATCGTTCCGCTTCGTAAACCTTCGATACTCTATTGTCTTTCATCATCGGGTGCTTTTTTTTAATTCTACATCTTCCTAAGCATTACAAAGCTAGACATCCTTATTAATAAGAATAAATACTTAATTTTGATAAACTAATAACAAATACGTATTACTGAAATGGATTTACAACACATACGTAGCGCCATATTGCTTTCAAAAAAACTGAATTTCACCAAAACCGCCGAGGCCCTACATATTGTACAACCGGCCCTTAGCCGTAAAATCAAGCAATTGGAAGAAGGTATCAACACCCCCTTGTTCAAACGAAACAAGCGGAATGTTGAGTTGACGGAGGCCGGAAGGTATTTTATTCCGGAAATGGAAAAGCTCCTTCTTCAGTATGAATTTATCATTAAGAGGACGAACCAAATCCACAAAGGCGAAGCCGGGGAACTTAAAATCGGCTTTACCCATTCGGTAATGCAGTCCATACTCCCCGAAATCCTAATAGACATTCGTCAAAACCTTCCGAACATCAAGACCATTTTAAAGGAACTCAACAACCGCGACCAATATATACGCCTGCAATCGGGGGAACTCGATATCGGTTTTGCCACCAACCCCTTGGTGCCGGTAGGATTAAAAAGCAAGGTATTACATATAGATAATTATGCCGTGTTGGTACCCA is from Zobellia galactanivorans and encodes:
- a CDS encoding pyridoxal phosphate-dependent decarboxylase family protein, giving the protein MMKDNRVSKVYEAERFREMGKELIDVLADHLGSLQNQDTKTVYPDNAPEDELQFWERDLGRPSDPMSTFKTIIARSQQTQHPRYMGHQTAVPAPITALTGMVTDLLNNSSGVYEMGPVSNAMERVVTDFTQKKVGYPKTASGLMTSGGSLGNLTALLAARKDRAPHNVWEEGHNEKLAVLVSEEAHYCIDRAARIMGLGDKGIIKVPVDDEFKMRADLLPHYLEKAKEDGLHVFCVIGCAGSTATGSYDDLEALAEFSKSHKLWLHVDGAHGGAVVFSEKYRPLVKGIEKADSVVIDFHKMLMTPVLSTALLFKEGNKIYRTFMQRAQYLWDSPESEEWYNSAKRTFECSKPFLSANVYMILKTYGNDIFEKNVDRLYDSAQVLAQMIKGKPGMELLHEPESNIVNFRYTPHKNMPTDKLNHLNTEIRKRLVSTGSFYIVQTTIGDQRTLRCSIMNPLTSKADFQDLLDEIEKQGASILGAELVLG
- a CDS encoding LysR substrate-binding domain-containing protein, which encodes MDLQHIRSAILLSKKLNFTKTAEALHIVQPALSRKIKQLEEGINTPLFKRNKRNVELTEAGRYFIPEMEKLLLQYEFIIKRTNQIHKGEAGELKIGFTHSVMQSILPEILIDIRQNLPNIKTILKELNNRDQYIRLQSGELDIGFATNPLVPVGLKSKVLHIDNYAVLVPKGFDMERLQKNGFATFTKEPFIFPSKTDGPNYVNIIESICTSAGFIPNVVHETDSVSTSIRLIEAGMGVSLEPMSSIRGLHLPIDFHELSDTPQKAQLTMIWNPKLEFEHPKLFQILHQVNHVMPLDGPKGETH